One window from the genome of Cryptomeria japonica chromosome 6, Sugi_1.0, whole genome shotgun sequence encodes:
- the LOC131039338 gene encoding nodulin-26 isoform X2 has protein sequence MDLESGSTEIRTSETDKNGGNNPDLDGEENVSRRNIIECETRFHASRLPSAEFIKKLGAEMIGTFFLIFSGCGSVLVDKKTDGSITHLGVSIVWGLTVMLLIYSVGHISGAHFNPSVTVAFATVNRFPVKEIPGYIVAQLVGSISAGFVLRLMFGDISHIAATVPSGSNMQSFVLEFLITFLLMFVVCGVGTDTKAVGELGGLTIGATVAMVVIVAGPISGASLNPARTLGSAIAGNKYTGIWIYMVAPVLGAIAGTWTYNLIRLTDVPQQQKLVSG, from the exons ATGGATTTAGAATCGGGTAGCACTGAAATTAGGACTTCTGAAACTGATAAAAATGGTGGCAATAACCCTGATCTTGATGGAGAGGAAAATGTAAGCCGAAGAAACATTATAGAGTGTGAGACCCGATTTCATGCTTCTCGACTGCCATCTGCAGAATTTATCAAGAAA CTTGGAGCAGAAATGATAGGAACATTCTTCTTGATATTTTCTGGATGTGGGTCTGTTCTTGTGGACAAGAAGACTGATGGCTCCATAACTCATCTTGGGGTGTCAATTGTTTGGGGCCTAACAGTGATGCTATTGATCTATTCTGTTGGTCATATCTCTGGGGCCCATTTCAACCCTTCAGTTACAGTGGCCTTTGCAACTGTCAATAGATTTCCAGTGAAGGAG ATTCCTGGGTACATAGTAGCTCAACTTGTTGGGTCAATCTCTGCTGGATTTGTTCTGAGATTGATGTTTGGAGATATATCACACATAGCAGCAACTGTGCCTTCTGGATCAAATATGCAGTCCTTTGTTTTAGAGTTTCTCATCACATTTCTCTTGATGTTTGTGGTCTGTGGAGTGGGCACTGATACTAAAGCG GTAGGAGAATTGGGGGGGTTAACTATTGGAGCAACAGTtgcaatggttgtcattgttgccGG TCCAATATCTGGAGCATCATTGAATCCTGCAAGGACTTTAGGCTCTGCAATTGCAGGCAACAAATACACAGGCATATGGATTTACATGGTGGCCCCAGTACTTGGTGCAATAGCAGGCACATGGACATATAATCTAATACGTTTAACTGATGTACCCCAACAACAGAAG ctgGTTTCTGGGTAA
- the LOC131039338 gene encoding nodulin-26 isoform X1, which produces MDLESGSTEIRTSETDKNGGNNPDLDGEENVSRRNIIECETRFHASRLPSAEFIKKLGAEMIGTFFLIFSGCGSVLVDKKTDGSITHLGVSIVWGLTVMLLIYSVGHISGAHFNPSVTVAFATVNRFPVKEIPGYIVAQLVGSISAGFVLRLMFGDISHIAATVPSGSNMQSFVLEFLITFLLMFVVCGVGTDTKAVGELGGLTIGATVAMVVIVAGPISGASLNPARTLGSAIAGNKYTGIWIYMVAPVLGAIAGTWTYNLIRLTDVPQQQKVIKNDGSFLKKQSSN; this is translated from the exons ATGGATTTAGAATCGGGTAGCACTGAAATTAGGACTTCTGAAACTGATAAAAATGGTGGCAATAACCCTGATCTTGATGGAGAGGAAAATGTAAGCCGAAGAAACATTATAGAGTGTGAGACCCGATTTCATGCTTCTCGACTGCCATCTGCAGAATTTATCAAGAAA CTTGGAGCAGAAATGATAGGAACATTCTTCTTGATATTTTCTGGATGTGGGTCTGTTCTTGTGGACAAGAAGACTGATGGCTCCATAACTCATCTTGGGGTGTCAATTGTTTGGGGCCTAACAGTGATGCTATTGATCTATTCTGTTGGTCATATCTCTGGGGCCCATTTCAACCCTTCAGTTACAGTGGCCTTTGCAACTGTCAATAGATTTCCAGTGAAGGAG ATTCCTGGGTACATAGTAGCTCAACTTGTTGGGTCAATCTCTGCTGGATTTGTTCTGAGATTGATGTTTGGAGATATATCACACATAGCAGCAACTGTGCCTTCTGGATCAAATATGCAGTCCTTTGTTTTAGAGTTTCTCATCACATTTCTCTTGATGTTTGTGGTCTGTGGAGTGGGCACTGATACTAAAGCG GTAGGAGAATTGGGGGGGTTAACTATTGGAGCAACAGTtgcaatggttgtcattgttgccGG TCCAATATCTGGAGCATCATTGAATCCTGCAAGGACTTTAGGCTCTGCAATTGCAGGCAACAAATACACAGGCATATGGATTTACATGGTGGCCCCAGTACTTGGTGCAATAGCAGGCACATGGACATATAATCTAATACGTTTAACTGATGTACCCCAACAACAGAAGGTGATCAAGAATGATGGATCCTTCCTTAAAAAACAATCATCAAATTAG